In Pithys albifrons albifrons isolate INPA30051 chromosome 8, PitAlb_v1, whole genome shotgun sequence, a single window of DNA contains:
- the GALNT3 gene encoding polypeptide N-acetylgalactosaminyltransferase 3 isoform X2, producing MALKKTPKLFKTLFHWKLWKFSIIVFVFLVFLFLLQREVGVQDFKDEAGIEPVVGKKSHVLGLVLNAMNNIKGVKPKMQIKAPVRQTKIPRERHCLPGHYTAVELKPFLDRPLQDPNAPGASGKAFKTINLNPEEQKEKQLGEEKHCFNAFASDRISLHRDLGPDTRPPECIEQKFKRCPPLPTTSIIIVFHNEAWSTLLRTVHSVMYTSPAILLKEIILVDDASGDEYLHDKLDEYVKQFQIVKVVRQKERKGLITARLLGASVATGETLTFLDAHCECFYGWLEPLLARIAENPVAVVSPDIASIDLNTFEFSKPSPYGHSHNRGNFDWSLSFGWESLPKHENKRRKDETYPIRTPTFAGGLFSISKDYFEHIGSYDEEMEIWGGENIEMSFRVWQCGGQLEIMPCSVVGHVFRSKSPHTFPKGTQVITRNQVRLAEVWMDEYKEIFYRRNTEAAKIVKQKTFGDISKRLDLRQRLQCKNFTWYLSNVYPEAYVPDLNPLFSGYLKNIGNRMCLDVGENNHGDKPLIMYSCHGLGGNQDSHCPGRCWLECGQWETKGPGLSRLPCHACTL from the exons aTGGCCTTGAAAAAAACACCTAAACTATTCAAGACACTTTTTCACTGGAAACTTTGGAAGTTTAGCATTATTGTGTTTGTCTttctggtatttttatttttattacagagAGAAGTGGGTGTTCAAGATTTTAAAGATGAAGCAGGGATTGAGCCAGTTGTTGGAAAGAAAAGTCATGTATTAGGTCTTGTGTTAAATGCTATGAACAATATCAAAGGTGTAAAGCCAAAAATGCAGATAAAAGCACCAGTTAGGCAAACTAAAATTCCCAGAGAGAGACACTGTTTGCCAGGGCACTACACTGCAGTGGAACTAAAACCCTTTCTAGATCGACCCCTTCAAGATCCTAATGCTCCTGGAGCTTCTGGTAAAGCATTTAAAACCATCAACTTAAATccagaagaacagaaagaaaaacagcttgGCGAAGAGAAACACTGTTTTAATGCATTTGCAAGTGACAGGATTTCTCTACACCGAGATCTTGGACCAGACACTCGACCTCCTGA ATGTATTGAACAAAAGTTTAAGCGTTGCCCACCATTGCCAACCACAAGTATTATAATAGTTTTTCATAATGAAGCCTGGTCTACTCTGCTCAGAACTGTTCACAGTGTGATGTACACATCTCCTGCCATACTGCTAAAGGAGATTATTTTGGTGGATGATGCCAGTGGAGATG AATACCTGCATGATAAACTGGATGAATATGTGAAACAGTTTCAAATAGTTAAAGTAGTCcggcagaaggaaagaaaaggtctGATCACTGCACGGTTGTTGGGAGCTTCAGTAGCAACAGGAGAGACCCTTACGTTTCTGGATGCTCATT GTGAATGCTTTTATGGCTGGTTAGAGCCATTATTGGCAAGAATAGCTGAGAACCCTGTTGCTGTTGTCAGCCCTGACATTGCTTCCATAGATCTCAATACTTTTGAATTCAGTAAACCATCTCCTTATGGGCATAGCCACAACAGAGGGAATTTTGATTGGAGTTTGTCATTTGGATGGGAGTCTCTTCCTAAACAcgaaaataaaagaagaaaagatgaaacTTACCCAATTAG aacACCTACTTTTGCTGGAGGTCTGTTTTCAATATCAAAAGACTACTTTGAACACATTGGAAGCTATGACGAAGAAATGGAAATATGGGGAGGTGAAAACATAGAAATGTCTTTCAGA GTATGGCAATGTGGTGGACAGTTGGAGATCATGCCTTGCTCTGTTGTTGGCCATGTCTTTCGCAGCAAGAGTCCCCACACTTTCCCAAAAGGTACTCAAGTGATCACACGTAATCAAGTTCGCCTTGCAGAAGTGTGGATGGatgaatataaagaaatattttaccgAAGAAACACAGAGGCAGCAAAAATTGTGAAACAA aaaacatttggagACATCTCAAAAAGACTTGATTTAAGGCAGCGTCTGCAGTGTAAAAATTTTACCTGGTATCTCAGTAATGTTTATCCAGAAGCATATGTGCCAGATCTGAATCCTTTATTTTCTGGATAT ttaaaaaatatAGGCAACCGAATGTGTCTGGATGTTGGTGAAAATAACCATGGTGACAAACCATTGATTATGTATTCTTGTCATGGACTTGGAGGAAATCAG GACTCGCACTGTCCAGGACGATGTTGGTTGGAATGTGGCCAGTGGGAGACCAAGGGGCCAGGCCTGAGCCGCCTTCCCTGTCATGCTTGCACCTTGTAG
- the GALNT3 gene encoding polypeptide N-acetylgalactosaminyltransferase 3 isoform X1, protein MALKKTPKLFKTLFHWKLWKFSIIVFVFLVFLFLLQREVGVQDFKDEAGIEPVVGKKSHVLGLVLNAMNNIKGVKPKMQIKAPVRQTKIPRERHCLPGHYTAVELKPFLDRPLQDPNAPGASGKAFKTINLNPEEQKEKQLGEEKHCFNAFASDRISLHRDLGPDTRPPECIEQKFKRCPPLPTTSIIIVFHNEAWSTLLRTVHSVMYTSPAILLKEIILVDDASGDEYLHDKLDEYVKQFQIVKVVRQKERKGLITARLLGASVATGETLTFLDAHCECFYGWLEPLLARIAENPVAVVSPDIASIDLNTFEFSKPSPYGHSHNRGNFDWSLSFGWESLPKHENKRRKDETYPIRTPTFAGGLFSISKDYFEHIGSYDEEMEIWGGENIEMSFRVWQCGGQLEIMPCSVVGHVFRSKSPHTFPKGTQVITRNQVRLAEVWMDEYKEIFYRRNTEAAKIVKQKTFGDISKRLDLRQRLQCKNFTWYLSNVYPEAYVPDLNPLFSGYLKNIGNRMCLDVGENNHGDKPLIMYSCHGLGGNQYFEYSAHHEIRHNIQKELCLHASKGPVQLRECSYKGQKTFAVGEEQWLHQKDQTLYNAALHMCLTGNGEHPSLASCNPSDPFQKWIFGQNN, encoded by the exons aTGGCCTTGAAAAAAACACCTAAACTATTCAAGACACTTTTTCACTGGAAACTTTGGAAGTTTAGCATTATTGTGTTTGTCTttctggtatttttatttttattacagagAGAAGTGGGTGTTCAAGATTTTAAAGATGAAGCAGGGATTGAGCCAGTTGTTGGAAAGAAAAGTCATGTATTAGGTCTTGTGTTAAATGCTATGAACAATATCAAAGGTGTAAAGCCAAAAATGCAGATAAAAGCACCAGTTAGGCAAACTAAAATTCCCAGAGAGAGACACTGTTTGCCAGGGCACTACACTGCAGTGGAACTAAAACCCTTTCTAGATCGACCCCTTCAAGATCCTAATGCTCCTGGAGCTTCTGGTAAAGCATTTAAAACCATCAACTTAAATccagaagaacagaaagaaaaacagcttgGCGAAGAGAAACACTGTTTTAATGCATTTGCAAGTGACAGGATTTCTCTACACCGAGATCTTGGACCAGACACTCGACCTCCTGA ATGTATTGAACAAAAGTTTAAGCGTTGCCCACCATTGCCAACCACAAGTATTATAATAGTTTTTCATAATGAAGCCTGGTCTACTCTGCTCAGAACTGTTCACAGTGTGATGTACACATCTCCTGCCATACTGCTAAAGGAGATTATTTTGGTGGATGATGCCAGTGGAGATG AATACCTGCATGATAAACTGGATGAATATGTGAAACAGTTTCAAATAGTTAAAGTAGTCcggcagaaggaaagaaaaggtctGATCACTGCACGGTTGTTGGGAGCTTCAGTAGCAACAGGAGAGACCCTTACGTTTCTGGATGCTCATT GTGAATGCTTTTATGGCTGGTTAGAGCCATTATTGGCAAGAATAGCTGAGAACCCTGTTGCTGTTGTCAGCCCTGACATTGCTTCCATAGATCTCAATACTTTTGAATTCAGTAAACCATCTCCTTATGGGCATAGCCACAACAGAGGGAATTTTGATTGGAGTTTGTCATTTGGATGGGAGTCTCTTCCTAAACAcgaaaataaaagaagaaaagatgaaacTTACCCAATTAG aacACCTACTTTTGCTGGAGGTCTGTTTTCAATATCAAAAGACTACTTTGAACACATTGGAAGCTATGACGAAGAAATGGAAATATGGGGAGGTGAAAACATAGAAATGTCTTTCAGA GTATGGCAATGTGGTGGACAGTTGGAGATCATGCCTTGCTCTGTTGTTGGCCATGTCTTTCGCAGCAAGAGTCCCCACACTTTCCCAAAAGGTACTCAAGTGATCACACGTAATCAAGTTCGCCTTGCAGAAGTGTGGATGGatgaatataaagaaatattttaccgAAGAAACACAGAGGCAGCAAAAATTGTGAAACAA aaaacatttggagACATCTCAAAAAGACTTGATTTAAGGCAGCGTCTGCAGTGTAAAAATTTTACCTGGTATCTCAGTAATGTTTATCCAGAAGCATATGTGCCAGATCTGAATCCTTTATTTTCTGGATAT ttaaaaaatatAGGCAACCGAATGTGTCTGGATGTTGGTGAAAATAACCATGGTGACAAACCATTGATTATGTATTCTTGTCATGGACTTGGAGGAAATCAG taCTTTGAATATTCTGCACACCATGAAATTCGACATAACATTCAGAAGGAGCTTTGTCTACATGCTTCAAAGGGACCTGTGCAGCTTCGAGAGTGCAGCTACAAAGGGCAGAAAACCTTTGCTGTTGGAGAGGAGCAATGGCTGCACCAAAAG gATCAAACTCTGTACAATGCAGCACTACACATGTGCCTTACAGGGAATGGAGAGCATCCGAGTTTGGCATCCTGTAATCCATCCGACCCCTTCCAGAAGTGGATCTTTGGCCAGAACAATTAA
- the CSRNP3 gene encoding cysteine/serine-rich nuclear protein 3 isoform X5, translating to MSGILKRKFEEVDGSSPCSSVRESDDDISSSESADSGDSVNPSTSSHFTPSSILKREKRKRTKNVHFNCVTVYYFTRRQGFTSVPSQGGSTLGMSTRHNSVRQYTLGEFAMEQERLHREMLREHLREEKLNSLKLKMTKNGTVESEEANTLTLDDISDDDIDLDNTEVDEYFFLQPLPTKKRRALLRASGVKKIDVEEKHELRAIRLSREDCGCDCRVFCDPETCTCSLAGIKCQVDRMSFPCGCTKEGCSNTAGRIEFNPIRVRTHFLHTIMKLELEKNREQQVPALNGCHTEISAHTSSMSPGPHPVEYSIAENFEIETEPPAAVMRSQSAEDLDCPGEEEEEEDGSSFCSGVTDSSTQSLAPSESDDDEEEEEDEEEDEEEEKADDFVESMGSHADMVPLPSVLCYSDGTAVHENHSKNASYYTNSSTLYYQIENHVAGTANQIGETYSERDAVKNGSLSLVPYNMTSEQFVDYTRQSEETFSSPHYHSANPSVIVCCSSSEGDGSAPCNSLYTEHRPSHPQVEFHSYLKGPSPDGFVSALNGDSHVQEHPAENSLNLPEKSRLHEECIKSPVVETVPV from the exons CATCTTCAATCCTGAAGAGAGAGAAGCGGAAGAGGACGAAAAATGTCCATTTTAACTGTGTCACTGTGTATTACTTCACGAGAAGACAAGGCTTCACCAGTGTTCCCAGCCAAGGGGGAAGCACACTGGGAATGTCTACTCGCCACAACAGCGTGCGCCAGTATACCCTGGGGGAGTTTGCCATGGAACAGGAGAGGCTGCACCGCGAGATGCTGAGAGAGCATCTACGGGAGGAAAAACTCAATTCTCTAAAGTTAAAG ATGACGAAGAATGGGACAGTGGAGTCTGAAGAAGCCAATACGTTGACCCTGGATGACATTTCTGATGATGACATTGATCTGGACAACACTGAAGTAGATGAGTACTTCTTTCTACAACCACTGCCGACCAAGAAGCGCCGGGCGTTGCTGCGAGCGTCCGGAGTGAAGAAGATCGATGTGGAAGAGAAACACGAGCTGCGAGCCATCCGCTTGTCCAGAGAGGATTGTGGCTGTGACTGCCGTGTCTTCTGTGATCCAGAAACCTGCACCTGCAGTCTTGCAGGCATAAAATGTCAG gtgGATCGTATGTCTTTCCCATGCGGTTGCACTAAAGAAGGGTGTAGCAATACAGCAGGTAGAATCGAATTTAACCCTATCCGTGTACGGACTCACTTTTTGCACACAATAATGAAACTTGAATTGGAGAAAAATAGAGAGCAGCAAGTTCCAGCACTTAATGGCTGCCACACTGAGATAAGTGCACACACTAGTTCTATGAGTCCAGGACCCCATCCCGTTGAATATTCAATTGCAGAAAATTTTGAGATTGAAACGGAACCTCCGGCTGCGGTTATGCGTTCCCAGTCAGCCGAGGACTTGGACTGcccaggggaagaggaggaagaggaagatgggAGTAGCTTTTGTAGCGGAGTTACAGATTCTAGCACACAGAGTTTAGCCCCTAGTGAATCAGATgatgatgaagaggaagaggaagatgaggaggaagatgaggaggaagaaaaagcagatgaTTTTGTAGAAAGCATGGGCTCCCATGCTGATATGGTGCCTCTTCCTTCTGTCCTTTGCTACTCTGATGGAACTGCTGTGCATGAAAACCACTCTAAAAATGCCTCATACTATACTAACTCTTCAACTCTGTATTACCAAATAGAGAACCACGTTGCTGGCACTGCTAACCAGATTGGTGAGACTTACTCAGAAAGGGATGCTGTCAAGAACGGTAGTCTTTCTCTGGTGCCTTATAACATGACTTCAGAACAGTTTGTTGACTACACACGGCAATCAGAGGAAACTTTTAGCAGCCCTCATTACCATTCTGCAAACCCCTCAGTGATTGTTTGCTGCTCATCTTCTGAAGGGGATGGCAGTGCTCCATGTAACAGTTTATACACTGAGCATAGGCCGAGTCACCCACAAGTGGAATTTCACTCCTACTTGaaaggtccttctccagatggCTTTGTGTCAGCTTTGAATGGCGACAGTCATGTACAAGAGCACCCTGCTGAGAATTCACTAAAcctcccagagaagagcagactGCACGAAGAGTGCATCAAATCGCCAGTGGTAGAAACTGTACCTGTTTAA